A stretch of the Aegilops tauschii subsp. strangulata cultivar AL8/78 chromosome 4, Aet v6.0, whole genome shotgun sequence genome encodes the following:
- the LOC109742535 gene encoding probable lysine-specific demethylase SE14: MPEPPVPAWLRGLPRAPEYRPTESEFADPIAFLSRVEREAAAFGICKVIPPYHRPSRRYVFAHLNRSLLSSPSTNPNPNPAASSDSSPNPTPSPSPAPAALFTTRHQELGTARRGRPPPQVLKQVWQSGERYTLDQFEAKSRAFAKAHLAGLRDPTPLAVESLFWKASADRPIYIEYANDVPGSGFAASAQSHRRPHKKRRREGAPNSVDEGEKATGWKLSCSPWNLQAIARAPGSLTRFMPDDVPGVTSPMVYIGMLFSWFAWHIEDHELHSLNFLHTGAPKTWYAVPGDRAAELEEVIRVHGYGGNPDRLASLAVLGEKTTLMSPEVIVASGLPCCRLVQHPGEFVVTFPRAYHVGFSHGFNCGEAANFATPQWLKFAKEAAVRRAVMNYLPMLSHQQLLYLLAVSFISRTPRELLYGIRTSRLRDRRKEERELLVKREFLQDMISENELLCSFLKKKLIDNAVLWEPDLLPSSTALHSCSSGPKAPLKVDDVHSIESVPKENSSSDDIASRAGVQPKCMSMDSKSSDAMSTSEAQKLDTDTDDDGDLPFDLSIDSGSLTCVACGILGFPFMAILQPSKKALEDMSLVDVERFKLNCEKENHSNAISCSPDDGNSGHPVIAKRPSSPVAESNFSHQNAESDKDGVGLDGPLPPHNNSSHSCSSENTLNPCINTETTETKIPSARFGIEFSKQTGRGDIDAQATESCGNTVDWNISSAFVRPRIFCLQHALEIEELLEGKGGVHALIICHADYTKLKALAISIAEEIEFQFDCKDVPLANASKSDLHLINISIDDEGYKEDERDWTTQMGLNMKYFAKLRKETPGCQEQPPLSFWKRLDISDKPSPISVVPNLKWLCRRARTPYRVVGYAASRNATVGPDVVSPAVTKAEMGTSGNAYENAKEQQTAEQDAPLEPSRLQEADDVADMHTCSEDIDQDMHCLIGSKRQRTAEQDAPLQPSGLQEADDVVDMHTCSVDNDQAMHRLIGIPVAVAEYPMMHQVCEGTVSVSTCELDDLVSASTSDDSVCKAYSQDSPGVSDDFTAEQKSVQSDELTSSVAMSVQQFLVDESMIAEDSSNHENLGCYNVTSECKDKQLQVQQEQENIELCNNAGRNLATVVQVDSSHFRDKAVNLKSAIPTESQHEYPRRDAIVLEGMQAALTTVVSEENRNSVHTELDSLGILLGALAEESILADVPGKDEVDDASLTLMTLASIDQSAGDVAHNEVIETSSSSVGASLSCRGRTLTNLASDGSLRIQNAEIQNKQENAEEVGAWNCQGLKNSRGILDSSANSLSETGKSSGTPNTYQPDILSRSIGSSKRTSIICYVRRKRKQKRKRESQSVGSFARAPCERLRPRTKPAVIEEPAEQIETAKPSAAATKGKRSKVVELFQCEIDFCDMTFESKADLRAHERNICTDESCGKRFQSHKYLKRHQCVHRDERPFKCPWEGCGMTFKWLWAQTEHIRVHTGERPYECSVVDCGQTFRYVSDYSRHRRKFNHY, translated from the exons ATGCCGGAGCCCCCCGTCCCGGCCTGGCTCCGCGGCCTGCCGCGCGCCCCGGAGTACCGCCCCACCGAGTCCGAGTTCGCCGACCCCATCGCCTTCCTCTCCCGCGTCGAGCGCGAGGCCGCCGCCTTCGGCATCTGCAAGGTCATCCCGCCCTACCACCGCCCCTCCCGCCGCTACGTCTTCGCCCACCTCAAccgctccctcctctcctccccctccaccaaccccaaccccaaccccgccgcctcctccgacTCCTCCCCCAACCCTACCCCCTCCCCAtcccccgcccccgccgccctcTTCACCACCCGCCACCAGGAGCTCGGCaccgcgcgccgcggccgcccgcCGCCGCAGGTGCTCAAGCAGGTCTGGCAGAGCGGCGAGCGCTACACGCTCGACCAGTTCGAGGCCAAGTCCCGCGCCTTCGCCAAGGCCCACCTCGCGGGCCTCCGCGACCCGACCCCGCTCGCCGTCGAGTCCCTCTTCTGGAAGGCCTCCGCCGACCGCCCCATCTACATCGAGTACGCCAACGACGTCCCCGGATCCGGCTTCGCGGCCTCCGCGCAGTCGCATCGGCGGCCGCACAAGAAGCGGAGACGGGAGGGCGCCCCGAATTCCGTCGACGAAGGGGAGAAGGCCACGGGGTGGAAGCTGTCCTGTAGCCCCTGGAACCTTCAGGCGATTGCGCGGGCTCCCGGGTCGCTCACCCGGTTCATGCCCGATGATGTTCCCGGGGTGACCTCTCCCATGGTCTACATCGGGATGCTCTTCAGTTGGTTCGCATGGCACATCGAGGACCATGAGCTCCACAGTCTCAACTTCCTCCACACCGGTGCGCCCAAGACGTGGTACGCGGTTCCTGGGGATCGGGCTGCCGAGCTCGAGGAAGTTATCCGTGTGCATGGCTATGGAGGCAATCCTGATCGCCTTG CGTCCCTGGCAGTGCTTGGGGAGAAAACGACATTGATGTCCCCTGAGGTCATTGTAGCCTCTGGTCTGCCCTGCTGTAG ATTGGTACAACACCCTGGTGAATTTGTGGTGACCTTCCCAAGGGCCTACCATGTTGGGTTTAGCCATG GATTTAATTGTGGAGAAGCTGCCAATTTTGCAACTCCTCAGTGGTTGAAGTTTGCCAAAGAGGCCGCAGTTCGAAGAGCTGTGATGAATTATCTTCCTATGCTTTCTCATCAACAGCTACTGTATTTGCTAGCAGTTTCCTTTATATCCAG aacccccaGAGAATTATTGTATGGAATCCGAACCTCTCGTTTGAGAGATCGAAGAAAAGAAGAAAGGGAACTACTAGTCAAACGGGAGTTCTTACAGGATATGATTAGTGAAAATGAACTTTTGTGTTCTTTTCTCAAGAAGAAATTAATTGACAATGCTGTTCTATGGGAGCCTGACCTGCTGCCATCTTCTACTGCTTTACATTCCTGCTCCTCTGGCCCAAAAGCTCCTTTGAAGGTTGATGATGTTCACAGTATCGAGTCTGTCCCCAAAGAAAACAGTTCATCTGATGATATTGCATCTAGAGCTGGGGTACAACCTAAATGCATGTCTATGGACAGCAAATCATCTGATGCCATGTCTACTTCCGAGGCGCAAAAACTTGATACTGACACTGATGATGATGGTGACCTTCCTTTTGATTTGAGCATTGATTCCGGCTCATTGACCTGTGTTGCTTGTGGAATTCTTGGCTTCCCGTTTATGGCAATTTTGCAACCCTCCAAGAAAGCATTGGAAGATATGTCCCTTGTTGATGTAGAGAGATTTAAGCTGAATTGTGAAAAAGAGAACCATTCAAATGCAATTTCATGTTCTCCTGATGATGGCAATTCAG GACATCCAGTTATTGCCAAAAGACCTTCCAGCCCTGTGGCAGAGTCTAACTTCAGTCATCAGAATGCGGAATCAGATAAAGATGGTGTGGGACTTGATGGACCCCTACCACCACATAATAATAGTTCACATTCTTGCAGCAGTGAAAATACCCTTAATCCGTGCATCAACACAGAGACAACCGAGACGAAGATACCGAGCGCTCGTTTTGGTATAGAATTTAGTAAACAAACTGGCAGAGGTGATATTGATGCACAAGCCACAGAAAGTTGCGGCAACACTGTTGACTGGAATATATCCTCTGCATTTGTACGTCCCCGTATCTTCTGCTTGCAACATGCACTTGAGATTGAAGAGTTGCTTGAAGGCAAAGGGGGTGTACATGCTCTCATCATTTGCCATGCAG ATTACACCAAGCTAAAAGCACTTGCAATATCAATTGCCGAGGAAATCGAGTTTCAATTTGACTGTAAAGATGTTCCACTTGCAAATGCGTCCAAATCTGATCTACATCTAATCAACATTTCAATTGATGACGAGGGGTACAAGGAAGATGAAAGAGATTGGACGACACAGATGGGTCTAaacatgaaatattttgccaAGCTTAGGAAAGAAACACCAGGTTGCCAAGAGCAACCTCCTCTATCCTTTTGGAAGAGATTAGACATCTCAGATAAGCCTTCGCCTATTTCTGTCGTTCCAAACCTCAAATGGCTCTGCAGGAGAGCACGAACCCCATATAGAGTTGTTGGTTATGCTGCCAGTCGTAATGCCACAGTAGGTCCTGATGTGGTTAGCCCTGCAGTTACAAAGGCTGAGATGGGCACTTCTGGAAATGCTTACGAGAATGCCAAAGAACAGCAAACTGCTGAACAAGACGCCCCTCTGGAGCCAAGTAGGTTGCAAGAAGCTGATGATGTTGCTGATATGCACACGTGTTCTGAGGACATTGATCAAGACATGCATTGTCTGATTGGTAGCAAGAGACAGCGAACCGCTGAACAAGATGCCCCTCTGCAGCCAAGTGGGTTGCAAGAAGCTGATGATGTAGTCGATATGCACACGTGTTCTGTGGACAATGATCAAGCCATGCATCGTCTGATTGGTATCCCTGTTGCTGTTGCTGAATATCCGATGATGCATCAAGTTTGTGAAGGTACAGTAAGTGTTAGCACCTGTGAACTTGACGATCTGGTAAGTGCTAGCACTAGTGATGATTCAGTTTGTAAAGCGTATTCTCAGGATTCACCTGGGGTGTCAGATGACTTTACCGCTGAACAGAAAAGTGTCCAGTCAGATGAGTTGACTAGTTCCGTAGCTATGTCCGTACAACAGTTCCTTGTCGATGAAAGTATGATTGCAGAAGACAGCAGCAATCATGAAAACTTGGGTTGTTATAATGTTACTTCAGAGTGCAAAGATAAACAGCTGCAAGTTCAACAGGAGCAGGAGAATATTGAACTTTGTAATAATGCTGGCAGAAACTTGGCCACAGTAGTACAGGTTGATTCCAGCCATTTCCGTGACAAGGCCGTCAATCTCAAGAGTGCTATTCCCACTGAGTCACAGCATGAGTATCCGAGGAGAGATGCCATTGTTTTGGAAGGCATGCAAGCTGCTTTGACGACAGTGGTCTCTGAAGAAAATAGAAATTCAGTTCACACAGAATTGGATTCCCttggtattttacttggagctttAGCAGAAGAATCCATTCTAGCAGATGTTCCTGGAAAAGATGAGGTTGACGATGCTTCCTTGACATTGATGACGCTGGCTAGCATTGACCAGTCTGCAGGCGATGTTGCACACAATGAAGTTATAGAGACGTCTAGCTCTTCTGTTGGCGCATCTCTTTCATGCAGGGGGCGGACTTTGACCAATTTGGCATCTGATGGATCGCTTAGGATTCAGAACGCTGAAATACAAAATAAACAAGAAAACGCTGAAGAAGTTGGTGCCTGGAACTGCCAGGGTTTGAAGAACAGCAGAGGAATACTTGACAGTTCAGCAAACAGTTTATCTGAGACAGGCAAAAGTTCAGGCACACCAAATACTTATCAACCAGACATATTGTCTAGAAGCATTGGAAGCTCAAAAAGAACGAGCATCATATGCTATGTCAGACGCAAGCGCAAGCAAAAAAGAAAGAGGGAATCACAAAGTGTTGGGAGCTTTGCCCGCGCCCCGTGCGAGAGGCTGAGGCCCAGGACGAAACCTGCAGTAATCGAAGAGCCGGCAGAGCAGATTGAAACCGCAAAACCATCCGCTGCCGCAACCAAGGGCAAGAGGTCTAAGGTGGTGGAGTTATTTCAGTGTGAGATCGACTTCTGCGACATGACATTCGAGAGCAAAGCGGACCTCCGCGCCCACGAGCGCAACATCTGCACCGACGAGTCATGCGGCAAGCGCTTCCAGTCGCACAAGTACCTGAAGCGGCACCAGTGCGTCCACCGGGACGAGAGGCCGTTCAAGTGCCCCTGGGAGGGCT